GCTACGTGCCAAGGGCCCCTTTCTCTCTCCCCCGCCCCCCCCAAAAAAAATCTGGGACTGCACTTCAAGCACCCCCATCGGGAATCGAGGGCGGGATATCCACCAAATTCCAGCGCGAATATGGTGGATATCCCGCCGCCGATAAACGAACCCTATCGCTCACGTCATCAACGATGTATCGTTAAGTATCGTTCGCATGTCTATAGGAGGTCATCATGAGCAGTTCGTTCCCCACAAGTGGTTTTGGTATTGGCAATCCAGCCGATGGCGTGTGGCAGGTCATGGACCAGCTACGGTCATCCTTCGAAAAGCGTTCGGGCACCCGCGTCGGCCGCGGAGACGTGCGGGCGGCCGTTCTTGCGCTCCTCACCGAGCAACCCATGCACGGATACCAGATCATCCGCGAAATCGAACAGCGCAGTGGCGGCTCGTGGAAGCCAAGCGCAGGCTCCGTCTACCCAACCTTGCAATTGCTTGCAGAAGAGGGTCTCATTAGCGCCGAAGAATCAAACGGCCGCAAAACCTATGTCCTCACCGACGCCGGGCAGGAAGAAGCCGCGGAGGCAGCAGCCCAAGCACCGTGGGGAGCCACGGCCAACTCAACGGGCAGCGGCCACACCGCCCTCCCAAAATCCGGCATGGAACTCGCCCAGGCGGCAGCCCAGGTCAACCGAACCGGCACACCAGAACAGATTCAGCAGGCAGTCACCGTGCTCGACGAGGCCCGCCGCCGCCTGTACTCGATTCTCGCCCAGGACTGACCGGCGTGACAGCCTCCGAGCAGGGGCCCCTTGCCCTCGACGAGAGCATCACCCGCAAGCGGTACCGCCGCATCCTTCGGTTCGCCGGTGCCAATCTCGTTGTGACGTGGTGGTTCGAATTGTTCCTCCCCCGCATCGGCCTTGCAGCGGTCTCGGAACGAGGCAGGGCCAAGCGGATGCAGCGCTTCGCGAAGCGATTTCATGTGCTCGCCGTCGACCTCGGCGGGCTCATGATCAAGGTTGGCCAGTTCATGTCGTCGCGGCTCGACGTCTTACCACCCGAGATCACGGCCGAGCTCGAAGGGCTGCAAGACGAAGTTCCGCCGGTAGCGTTTGCCAACATCAGAGCGGTCGCGGAGGCCGAGCTCGGGGTCACTCTTGAGACCGCATTCGCAAGGGTTGACGAGATTCCCGTGGCGGCCGCATCCCTCGGCCAGGCGCACAGGGCCAGCCTCTCGCCAGTTGACGCCGCAGAGACAGGGTTGAGCGAGGTTATCCTCAAGGTTCAGCGACCTGGCATCGATCAGATCGTTGCCGTCGATCTTGCAGCGCTCCGCCGCGTCGGCGGATGGCTCAGTAGGGTCCGCGTCATCGCAAACCGCGTCGATATGCCGGCGCTGGTTGAAGAATTTGCTCAAACCAGTCGCGAAGAAATTGATTATCTCCACGAGGCCGCAAACTCGGAACGCTTTGCCGAAGACTTCGCTCACGATCACCGCGTGGCAGTCCCAAGCGTCATCTGGGAACGGACGACGCGACGAGTTCTCACACTCGAGGATGTCACTGCCATCAAGATCACCGATGCCTCGTCGCTTCGCGCGGCCGGCATCGACC
The DNA window shown above is from Lysinibacter cavernae and carries:
- a CDS encoding PadR family transcriptional regulator; translated protein: MSSSFPTSGFGIGNPADGVWQVMDQLRSSFEKRSGTRVGRGDVRAAVLALLTEQPMHGYQIIREIEQRSGGSWKPSAGSVYPTLQLLAEEGLISAEESNGRKTYVLTDAGQEEAAEAAAQAPWGATANSTGSGHTALPKSGMELAQAAAQVNRTGTPEQIQQAVTVLDEARRRLYSILAQD